A region of bacterium DNA encodes the following proteins:
- a CDS encoding FAD-binding oxidoreductase: MIEEAGVVIIGAGAFGSSTAYHLAALGREGIVLIDAHDVASQTSPRAAGLVKQIQLDPDMSRLSTLSAKKIMGFPEETGQPLTIVQSGSVSIARGEPDEAVIKAEIAAGQSLGLEAYSISLDEMSLLAPLIRPRDVRIIAYIPSDLYIEEPGQLPLGYARAAEQRGATLLPNTPVTGIGIEEDRVTKVITAQGEIRTPIVIDAAGAWARLVAERAGLRVPLVPVRHQLCITERIPGVEASHAICRIYDAGVYMRSHQGGLMIGGYEADPQFHDMQALPPDFAVGDLPLDMRVLERLIQSIRKQLLIDALPPIREHRGGLPTMTPDGRPIVGAVPSVDGFYVASGCCVGGFSICPAVGEMLAELVHTGLPSLFLDAFSIARFGTAFDSEQTLRAACALQYTHRYTARPQG; the protein is encoded by the coding sequence GTGATCGAAGAGGCCGGGGTCGTGATCATTGGGGCGGGCGCGTTCGGTTCGAGTACCGCCTATCACCTCGCGGCGCTGGGACGTGAAGGGATCGTCTTGATCGATGCGCACGACGTCGCCTCGCAGACGTCCCCGAGGGCCGCCGGGCTGGTCAAGCAGATTCAGCTCGATCCGGACATGTCGCGGCTGTCGACGTTGAGTGCGAAGAAGATCATGGGCTTCCCCGAGGAAACGGGGCAGCCCCTAACCATCGTGCAATCGGGCAGCGTCAGCATCGCCCGGGGCGAGCCGGATGAGGCCGTGATCAAGGCCGAGATCGCCGCGGGGCAGTCGTTGGGCCTGGAGGCCTACTCGATCTCCCTTGACGAGATGTCGCTGCTCGCCCCGCTGATTCGGCCCCGCGATGTCCGCATCATCGCCTACATTCCCTCAGACCTGTATATCGAGGAGCCCGGCCAGCTCCCGCTCGGCTACGCCCGGGCCGCCGAGCAACGAGGCGCGACCCTCCTCCCCAACACGCCCGTCACCGGGATCGGCATCGAGGAGGACCGGGTCACGAAGGTCATCACCGCGCAGGGGGAGATCCGGACGCCGATCGTCATCGACGCCGCGGGGGCCTGGGCCCGGCTGGTGGCGGAGCGGGCCGGCCTGCGCGTCCCCCTCGTGCCCGTGCGCCATCAGCTCTGCATCACCGAGCGCATCCCCGGGGTCGAGGCGAGCCACGCGATCTGTCGGATCTACGACGCGGGCGTCTATATGCGCTCCCACCAGGGCGGCCTGATGATCGGCGGCTACGAAGCCGATCCGCAGTTTCACGACATGCAGGCGTTGCCGCCCGACTTCGCCGTCGGCGATCTTCCCCTCGATATGCGCGTGCTGGAACGCCTCATCCAATCGATCCGCAAGCAACTTCTCATCGACGCACTGCCTCCGATCCGCGAGCACCGCGGCGGGCTGCCGACGATGACCCCCGACGGGCGCCCGATCGTGGGCGCCGTGCCCAGCGTCGATGGGTTCTACGTGGCCAGCGGCTGCTGCGTGGGCGGGTTTTCGATCTGTCCGGCCGTCGGCGAGATGCTTGCGGAGCTCGTCCACACCGGCCTGCCGTCGCTGTTCCTGGATGCGTTCTCGATCGCCCGGTTCGGGACGGCATTCGACTCCGAGCAGACGTTGCGCGCGGCCTGCGCCCTGCAGTACACGCACCGCTATACGGCGCGTCCTCAAGGATAG
- a CDS encoding serine hydrolase: protein MISTLDTLGRRLDALCSEQRFETGWCLKDPRRGEFAHRRGAIVVPSASTRKISILMAALREVHAGGLSLDQPVTIQAKYQTSNSGCFQHFRPGFTITLHDVLTMMIIVSDNTCTGTVVDMLGLDALNGFCRSVGMAGTTHRQGIPPNTDARGVQYAEGPSDVSGMNATTPNDVVLLLELILQGLQDPAAAARLGCTSDLCRVAMEILSWQKLNSRLPALLPTGTKVAHKTGTGPGVINDAGIVFAGADPLFILAAYTQQVPWALPDGTPGKAAAERHIARLCRTCWDALMT from the coding sequence GTGATCAGCACCCTCGACACCCTGGGGCGCCGGCTCGATGCGCTCTGTTCGGAGCAGCGATTTGAGACGGGATGGTGTCTCAAGGACCCACGCCGCGGCGAATTCGCCCACCGGCGCGGCGCGATCGTCGTCCCGTCGGCGAGCACGCGGAAGATCTCCATCCTGATGGCCGCCCTCCGCGAGGTACACGCCGGCGGGCTCTCGCTTGACCAGCCCGTCACGATCCAGGCCAAGTACCAGACCAGCAACAGCGGGTGCTTTCAGCATTTTCGTCCCGGGTTTACGATCACCCTCCACGACGTCCTGACGATGATGATCATCGTCAGCGATAACACCTGTACCGGGACGGTGGTGGACATGCTGGGGTTGGACGCACTGAACGGGTTTTGTCGATCGGTCGGCATGGCCGGGACAACCCATCGGCAGGGCATTCCGCCGAACACGGACGCCCGCGGCGTGCAGTATGCGGAAGGCCCGTCTGATGTCAGCGGGATGAACGCCACCACCCCGAACGATGTCGTCCTGCTCCTTGAGCTTATTCTTCAGGGCCTCCAGGATCCCGCGGCGGCGGCGCGTCTGGGGTGCACGTCAGATCTCTGCCGGGTGGCGATGGAGATCCTGAGCTGGCAGAAGCTGAACTCGCGGTTGCCGGCACTGCTGCCCACCGGGACAAAAGTCGCGCACAAGACGGGTACGGGGCCGGGAGTGATCAACGACGCCGGGATCGTGTTCGCAGGGGCCGATCCGCTGTTCATCCTGGCCGCGTACACGCAGCAGGTGCCGTGGGCTCTTCCCGACGGCACCCCCGGCAAGGCCGCCGCGGAGCGGCACATCGCCCGGTTGTGTCGGACCTGCTGGGACGCCCTGATGACGTGA
- a CDS encoding EamA family transporter — protein MKLKEWSAFWLLGLIWGSSFLWIKIAVASMGPLLVAALRLGIGLLGLLAVMAVVRQPLPRGRRTLLTYLVLGALQSAAPFALIAWGETKIDSGLAAILNGTMPLFTILIAHFWLHDERITPTRFLGLVVGFGGVVILGSRDLGPEGLHGTAWGQAALLAATISYAIAAIFSRRHLREEPPLVQATMTVLVGDMLLWASVGLAERPIHLSLTTLPWIALAWLGLLGSSVAYLLYFYLIRVWGATRASLVTYVFPVIGLVLGITFLGERTDWRLLLGSLLVLAGIVTVNRRPAPGRDPAFSRAG, from the coding sequence ATGAAGCTCAAAGAGTGGAGCGCGTTCTGGCTGCTCGGTCTGATATGGGGCTCGTCGTTCCTTTGGATCAAGATCGCCGTCGCCTCGATGGGCCCCCTGCTGGTCGCCGCGCTCCGCCTCGGCATCGGCCTCCTCGGGCTGCTCGCCGTGATGGCGGTCGTTCGGCAACCCCTTCCGCGGGGCCGCCGCACCCTGCTGACCTACCTGGTGCTCGGCGCGCTGCAATCTGCGGCGCCGTTCGCCCTCATCGCCTGGGGGGAAACCAAGATCGATTCGGGGCTGGCGGCGATCCTCAACGGCACGATGCCGCTGTTCACGATCCTGATCGCCCATTTTTGGCTGCACGACGAGCGGATCACCCCCACTCGCTTCTTGGGGCTGGTCGTCGGGTTCGGCGGGGTAGTCATCCTGGGTAGCCGCGATCTCGGTCCGGAAGGACTTCACGGAACCGCGTGGGGACAAGCGGCGCTGCTCGCGGCCACGATCTCTTACGCCATCGCCGCCATCTTTTCGCGCCGGCACCTCCGGGAGGAACCCCCGTTGGTGCAGGCGACGATGACCGTCCTCGTTGGAGACATGCTCCTCTGGGCGTCGGTGGGCCTCGCGGAGCGCCCCATCCACCTCTCGCTCACGACGCTGCCGTGGATCGCGCTGGCGTGGCTCGGGCTCCTGGGATCCTCCGTGGCCTATCTGCTCTACTTCTACCTGATCCGCGTGTGGGGAGCGACGCGGGCGTCGCTCGTGACCTACGTCTTCCCCGTCATCGGCCTCGTCCTCGGGATCACATTCCTCGGCGAGCGAACGGACTGGCGCCTTCTGCTCGGCTCGCTGCTCGTCCTCGCCGGCATTGTCACCGTCAACCGCCGCCCGGCCCCCGGCCGCGATCCGGCATTCTCCAGGGCGGGGTGA
- a CDS encoding DNA polymerase domain-containing protein — MRTHPLSVHLFDVYPTTEGMVIWLLADDGARLRCLHRWTPRLYYAGSRTALEQAQAMLAHLREATTIRHTMRHDLLRGELEVTEVTVADPMAFPRVVAHLARLDGLTFYNCDIPLPQMYQYEHRLFPLGRCAVEATPEGLIQTIAPLESPWEREYTVPPLTVLRLRLDGDPANPNHGRPATLHVGVDGEESTLLGETPTDLLQGLDRWLHRYDPDIILTEWGDSFLFPRLRRLMQACGHPLPLNRDRRVGMRTRRPRSYMTYGQVVYTAGGSYLQGRWHLDTTNSFTYEEAELPGLLELARLARMPVQHTARTSVGTAITSMQLDQAYQNGILIPWRKARPEAFKTGSELLVTDRGGLTYTPLVGAYDQVGELDFAAMYPAMMNRFNISQETVNCTCCRDDPAARVPGSPHHLCRKQRGLTPQVLERVLERRAYYKLRRAVTIGAERHRYNMRQTALKWIGVVCLDGNTRVLHRSADRWHVAPIREIVNAPLPGDRAGITPIDDLTVIGIDRHLCPCTTPVRNVIKMPAPSTMIRVRLPWGRALLMTPDHPCYVLDAGHLRIKRADRLTAGDWIPMATPAETPAGTRVAVRVPRFDGAEMPPREMASLALGRDTQWGPRSGVRRPDQPPPPILRSALGCAQVVLVERVAYAEKFVYCFEIGGDPPAFFVEGGVLTHNCFGYQGYKNARFGQIEAHECTTALGRETLLRAKDVAESQGYTMLHALVDSVWLRRPGAGRADYEALAHAIVEATGLPIAVEGVYRWIAFVPSRTHPLVGVPNRYFGVFEDGTEKVRGLELRRGDTPPIVAAMQRRMLDFLFQAKTLDEARAHLPEIAAMLEEQCIRLRQHEVRAEELVIRTVLSQDPHEYERGIPQAVAAHHLLQAGVPLHPGEAIEYIITHAAAKVPGDRAVPYARLPADWSYDVDRYAQMLRRAMETLLEPFRRGGAVPRQPIRR; from the coding sequence GTGCGGACCCACCCGCTCTCCGTCCACCTGTTTGACGTCTACCCCACGACAGAGGGGATGGTCATCTGGCTCCTCGCGGACGACGGCGCCCGCCTGCGGTGCCTGCACCGGTGGACGCCGCGCCTGTACTATGCCGGCAGCCGCACCGCCCTGGAGCAAGCCCAGGCGATGCTCGCCCATCTCCGCGAGGCCACCACGATCCGCCACACGATGCGGCACGACCTTTTGCGGGGCGAACTCGAGGTCACCGAGGTCACCGTCGCCGACCCCATGGCGTTCCCCCGTGTCGTCGCCCACCTCGCTCGGCTCGACGGCCTCACCTTCTATAACTGCGACATCCCGCTGCCGCAGATGTACCAGTACGAGCATCGACTGTTCCCGCTCGGCCGGTGCGCGGTCGAGGCGACCCCCGAGGGGCTGATCCAAACCATCGCGCCACTGGAGTCGCCCTGGGAGCGGGAGTACACGGTACCGCCGCTCACCGTCCTCCGCCTGCGCCTCGACGGCGACCCGGCAAATCCCAATCACGGGCGGCCGGCGACCCTCCACGTGGGTGTGGACGGCGAGGAGAGCACGCTCCTGGGGGAGACCCCGACGGACCTGCTGCAGGGCCTCGACCGATGGCTGCACCGGTACGATCCGGACATCATCCTGACCGAGTGGGGCGACTCGTTCCTTTTCCCCCGGCTCCGGCGATTGATGCAGGCGTGCGGCCACCCCCTCCCGCTCAATCGCGATCGGAGGGTGGGGATGCGAACGCGCCGGCCGCGCTCGTACATGACCTACGGTCAGGTCGTCTATACCGCGGGGGGATCGTATCTGCAGGGCCGGTGGCACCTGGACACCACCAACTCTTTCACCTACGAGGAAGCAGAATTGCCGGGACTGCTGGAACTGGCGCGCCTTGCGCGGATGCCGGTCCAGCACACGGCCCGAACGAGCGTGGGGACCGCGATCACTTCGATGCAGCTCGACCAAGCGTACCAGAACGGCATCCTCATCCCCTGGCGAAAAGCGCGCCCCGAAGCGTTCAAGACCGGCAGCGAGTTGCTCGTGACCGATCGGGGCGGGCTTACCTACACGCCTCTTGTCGGCGCGTACGATCAAGTCGGCGAGTTGGATTTCGCGGCGATGTACCCGGCGATGATGAACCGCTTCAATATTTCACAAGAGACGGTCAACTGCACCTGCTGCCGCGACGACCCCGCCGCCCGCGTGCCGGGAAGTCCCCACCATCTCTGCCGGAAGCAGCGGGGGCTCACCCCTCAGGTCCTGGAGCGAGTGCTCGAGCGCCGCGCCTACTACAAGCTCCGCCGGGCCGTCACGATCGGGGCGGAACGCCACCGGTACAACATGCGCCAGACGGCGCTCAAGTGGATCGGCGTGGTCTGTTTGGACGGAAACACACGGGTGCTCCACCGGTCCGCGGATCGGTGGCACGTCGCCCCGATCCGGGAGATCGTCAACGCCCCTCTCCCCGGCGATAGGGCCGGCATCACGCCGATTGACGACCTGACGGTCATCGGGATCGATCGTCATCTCTGCCCATGCACGACGCCGGTGCGGAACGTCATCAAAATGCCGGCCCCCTCCACCATGATCCGAGTCAGGCTGCCGTGGGGCCGCGCGCTGCTGATGACTCCCGATCACCCCTGCTACGTGCTGGACGCGGGCCATCTCCGGATCAAACGAGCCGACCGGCTCACGGCTGGCGATTGGATCCCCATGGCCACGCCCGCGGAAACACCCGCAGGCACCCGCGTGGCGGTCCGGGTTCCCCGTTTCGACGGGGCGGAAATGCCCCCGCGCGAAATGGCATCCCTGGCACTTGGGCGGGACACGCAGTGGGGACCTCGATCCGGGGTGCGACGGCCGGACCAGCCCCCGCCGCCCATCTTGCGCAGCGCCCTTGGCTGTGCACAGGTGGTACTCGTCGAAAGAGTCGCCTATGCGGAAAAGTTTGTCTACTGTTTTGAGATTGGGGGCGACCCCCCGGCGTTCTTCGTCGAAGGCGGTGTACTCACCCACAATTGCTTCGGGTACCAAGGGTACAAAAATGCGCGGTTCGGCCAGATCGAGGCCCACGAGTGCACGACGGCGCTCGGCCGGGAAACGCTCCTGCGCGCGAAGGACGTCGCGGAATCCCAGGGGTACACGATGCTGCACGCGCTCGTGGACTCGGTCTGGCTCCGGCGGCCCGGGGCCGGGCGCGCGGACTACGAGGCGCTTGCCCACGCCATCGTCGAGGCCACCGGCCTTCCGATCGCGGTGGAGGGCGTGTACCGGTGGATCGCGTTCGTCCCATCGCGCACCCACCCGCTGGTCGGCGTGCCCAACCGCTACTTCGGGGTGTTCGAGGATGGCACGGAGAAGGTGCGGGGGCTCGAACTACGGCGCGGCGACACACCGCCGATCGTCGCGGCGATGCAGCGTCGAATGCTGGACTTCCTCTTCCAGGCGAAGACCCTGGACGAGGCGCGCGCTCACCTTCCGGAAATCGCCGCGATGCTGGAGGAGCAATGCATCCGGTTGCGCCAGCACGAAGTCCGCGCTGAGGAGCTGGTGATTCGGACCGTGCTCTCCCAGGACCCCCACGAGTATGAGCGGGGCATCCCCCAAGCGGTCGCCGCCCACCACCTTCTTCAGGCCGGCGTCCCGCTTCACCCGGGGGAGGCGATCGAGTACATCATCACACACGCCGCCGCCAAGGTCCCCGGCGATCGCGCGGTCCCCTACGCGCGCCTCCCCGCGGACTGGAGCTACGACGTGGACCGATACGCGCAGATGCTCCGCCGGGCCATGGAGACGCTGCTCGAGCCCTTTCGTCGCGGCGGGGCCGTTCCCCGCCAACCGATCCGCCGGTGA
- a CDS encoding SDR family oxidoreductase, whose protein sequence is MAGALAGKVAVVTGGGRGIGRAIAQRLGEDGADVVVVDRDETTAAAVARALTATGRRSLAVQADVAAAEDRARFIAAAVDTFGRLDILINNAGVVRVHRPEAVTEVEWDTIMNINCKAVFFTCVAARPHLAAAGGGHIVNLASIAGKLATPWWAPYGVSKAGVIALTRSLAVAYAPDRIHVNCVCPAPVDTPMWRQIDYEEAPHLGFAPGSFTKLRLAGTPLGRLAEPKDVAGVVGFLCSPDAGYMTGQAINVSGGMIFH, encoded by the coding sequence ATGGCGGGGGCCCTTGCGGGTAAGGTCGCGGTCGTCACCGGGGGCGGACGCGGGATCGGTCGGGCGATCGCGCAGCGGCTCGGAGAGGACGGCGCCGACGTCGTCGTGGTCGACCGCGATGAGACCACCGCGGCGGCCGTGGCGCGCGCGCTCACGGCGACCGGCCGGCGCAGCCTGGCGGTTCAGGCCGATGTGGCCGCCGCCGAGGATCGCGCGCGGTTCATCGCGGCGGCGGTCGACACGTTCGGGCGGCTGGACATCCTGATCAACAACGCGGGGGTCGTCCGGGTCCATCGGCCCGAGGCGGTGACCGAGGTGGAGTGGGACACGATCATGAACATCAACTGCAAGGCGGTGTTCTTCACCTGCGTCGCAGCCCGGCCGCACCTGGCGGCGGCCGGAGGCGGCCACATCGTCAACCTGGCGTCGATCGCGGGCAAGCTGGCGACCCCCTGGTGGGCACCGTATGGGGTGAGCAAGGCGGGGGTGATCGCACTGACCCGGAGCCTCGCGGTGGCCTATGCTCCGGACCGCATCCACGTGAACTGCGTGTGCCCCGCGCCGGTCGACACGCCGATGTGGCGCCAGATCGACTACGAGGAGGCTCCCCATCTCGGATTTGCCCCCGGGTCGTTCACGAAACTGCGGTTGGCCGGTACGCCCCTCGGCCGGCTGGCGGAGCCCAAAGATGTCGCCGGGGTGGTGGGGTTCCTCTGCTCCCCCGATGCGGGGTACATGACGGGACAGGCGATCAATGTGAGCGGGGGGATGATCTTTCACTGA
- a CDS encoding cobalamin-binding protein, producing MERSVRIVTLLPSATEIVCALGLAPDVVGITHECDFPPEIRRRPIVVHGTIDSASLSSAQINAAVERSLTRGESLYTIDVQGLRSLRPDLLITQDLCDVCALPESDIRPIIEAFPVPPRVLKLHPHTLADILNDISVVGTAVGAEAEARDLVARLEARIAKVEAATRGRSRPRVCCLEWLDPPFCGGHWMPELVALAGGREMIGREGRPSFRIDWADIASATPEVIVLGLCGFDVARTQAEAAALAARPEWRKLPAVASGRVYATDASSYFSRSGPRIVDGLEILGTLLHPEAATWPTPPGAWAACAP from the coding sequence GTGGAGCGAAGCGTGCGGATCGTCACCCTCCTGCCGAGCGCGACCGAGATTGTCTGCGCCCTGGGGTTGGCCCCCGATGTGGTGGGAATCACACACGAATGTGACTTTCCTCCGGAAATCCGCCGGCGCCCGATTGTCGTCCACGGCACCATCGACTCGGCCTCGCTGAGCAGTGCCCAGATTAATGCGGCGGTGGAGCGGTCGCTGACCCGCGGGGAGAGCCTCTACACCATAGACGTTCAGGGCCTGCGGTCCCTCCGCCCGGATCTGCTGATCACCCAGGACCTCTGCGACGTCTGCGCCCTCCCGGAGTCCGACATCCGGCCGATCATCGAGGCGTTCCCCGTGCCGCCACGGGTGCTGAAGCTGCACCCGCACACGCTGGCGGACATCCTCAACGACATCTCGGTGGTGGGGACCGCCGTGGGGGCGGAAGCCGAAGCCCGGGATCTCGTGGCGCGTCTTGAGGCGCGGATCGCCAAGGTCGAGGCGGCGACGCGGGGCCGTAGCCGTCCGCGGGTCTGTTGCCTGGAGTGGTTAGACCCACCCTTCTGCGGCGGGCACTGGATGCCGGAGCTCGTCGCGCTTGCCGGCGGCCGAGAGATGATCGGCCGCGAAGGCCGGCCATCGTTCCGGATCGACTGGGCCGATATCGCCTCGGCCACCCCTGAGGTCATCGTGCTGGGGCTCTGCGGGTTCGACGTGGCTCGGACACAGGCCGAGGCGGCTGCGCTGGCCGCCCGCCCGGAGTGGCGGAAACTTCCCGCGGTTGCCTCGGGACGGGTCTACGCCACCGACGCCAGTAGTTACTTCAGCCGATCGGGGCCGAGAATCGTAGACGGGCTGGAGATCTTAGGGACGCTGCTGCATCCTGAGGCCGCGACCTGGCCGACTCCGCCAGGGGCATGGGCGGCGTGCGCTCCCTAG
- a CDS encoding HAD family phosphatase, with protein sequence MIQAVIFDLDGLILDSETPEVLAWQAAYARYGLRFPLTSWLQNIGRNDRPWDPLAPFRGPGSPAPPEEVTAVWQKQHDAVAPDYLKPLPGVVPLLASVRRAGWRTAVASSSRRSWILRALANLDLAAEFDAAAGGDEVPRAKPAPDVYLLAAHRLGAAPAACVALEDSPHGAQAAKAAGMACIAVPSVLTRSLDFTAADLVVSSLEEVTVETIASLRGPDAA encoded by the coding sequence GTGATCCAGGCTGTGATCTTCGACCTTGATGGGCTGATCCTCGACAGCGAAACCCCCGAGGTCCTCGCTTGGCAGGCGGCGTACGCCCGGTACGGACTGCGCTTTCCGCTCACCTCCTGGCTGCAGAACATCGGCCGCAACGACCGTCCTTGGGATCCGCTGGCCCCCTTTCGGGGGCCGGGCAGCCCCGCGCCGCCCGAAGAGGTGACCGCGGTGTGGCAGAAACAGCACGACGCCGTGGCGCCGGACTACTTGAAACCGCTACCCGGAGTCGTTCCACTGCTGGCGTCGGTGAGACGGGCGGGCTGGCGGACCGCGGTCGCCTCCTCTTCACGCCGGTCGTGGATCCTTAGGGCCCTCGCCAACCTTGACCTCGCGGCGGAGTTCGATGCGGCGGCGGGGGGAGACGAAGTGCCGCGGGCGAAGCCGGCCCCCGACGTCTATCTCCTGGCCGCGCATCGGCTGGGGGCCGCCCCGGCGGCGTGCGTAGCGCTCGAGGACAGCCCACACGGGGCGCAGGCGGCGAAGGCCGCGGGCATGGCCTGCATCGCCGTCCCCTCGGTGCTCACCCGCTCGCTGGATTTCACCGCTGCCGATCTGGTCGTGTCCAGCCTGGAAGAGGTGACGGTGGAGACGATCGCATCACTGCGCGGTCCGGACGCGGCGTAG
- a CDS encoding carbon-nitrogen hydrolase family protein, whose translation MGDAFPTVRAAVIQAAPIVLDREATVEKACDLIRSAATRGAKLIVFPEAYIPAYLWGLGLGTKLGSRSSAGRRTWARYWANAVEIPGPATDAVCRAAQEVGAYVAMGVIERDTTYSRGTLYCTLLYVGPNGEILGRHRKLKPTAAERQVWGEGDGSTLPVFPTDYGRLGGLICWENYMPLARMAMYTQGVDLYVAPTADSRDSWQATIRHIACEGRCFVLSCCQYVTKGMYPADLEVREELEDQPEILSRGGSAIVGPLGDYLAGPLFGSEGILTADLDLRRVVEGRYDFDVTGHYARSDVFRLVVNRAATPPAEGLPAEPEPRATGSGDAVLDEAPPRPRNLAPAMFPSREQR comes from the coding sequence ATGGGCGATGCGTTTCCAACGGTGCGCGCCGCGGTGATCCAGGCCGCACCGATTGTGCTCGACCGGGAAGCGACGGTGGAGAAGGCCTGCGACTTGATCCGATCCGCGGCGACTCGGGGCGCGAAACTCATCGTGTTCCCGGAGGCGTACATCCCGGCCTACCTGTGGGGCTTGGGGCTTGGAACCAAGCTAGGAAGCCGGTCATCCGCCGGGCGACGGACGTGGGCCCGTTACTGGGCGAACGCGGTCGAGATTCCTGGTCCGGCGACCGATGCGGTCTGCCGCGCCGCTCAGGAGGTGGGCGCATACGTCGCGATGGGCGTCATCGAGCGCGACACGACGTACAGCCGAGGGACCCTCTACTGCACGCTCCTCTATGTCGGACCGAACGGGGAGATCCTGGGACGTCACCGAAAACTCAAGCCGACCGCAGCCGAGCGGCAGGTTTGGGGCGAAGGTGACGGAAGCACGCTGCCGGTGTTTCCGACTGACTACGGGCGCCTGGGTGGTCTGATCTGCTGGGAAAACTACATGCCGCTTGCACGCATGGCCATGTACACTCAGGGCGTCGATCTCTACGTCGCTCCCACCGCGGACTCGCGCGACTCCTGGCAGGCTACGATCCGTCATATCGCCTGCGAGGGGCGCTGCTTCGTTCTCTCCTGTTGTCAGTACGTAACGAAGGGGATGTACCCGGCGGACCTGGAGGTGCGCGAGGAACTCGAGGACCAGCCAGAGATCCTCTCCCGGGGCGGGAGCGCGATCGTGGGGCCGCTTGGGGATTACCTGGCGGGACCGCTGTTCGGCAGCGAGGGAATCCTGACCGCGGATCTCGACCTGCGCCGGGTTGTTGAGGGTCGCTACGATTTCGATGTCACGGGTCACTATGCTCGATCTGACGTCTTCCGGTTGGTGGTCAACCGTGCCGCGACGCCGCCGGCCGAGGGGCTCCCCGCGGAACCCGAGCCGCGTGCAACCGGATCGGGGGACGCTGTCCTCGACGAGGCCCCACCGCGACCGCGGAATCTGGCGCCGGCGATGTTCCCGAGCCGGGAGCAGCGATAG
- a CDS encoding YetF domain-containing protein yields the protein MWHNLFVPDLSVAEKIVRPVLVYVFLVIAVRLAGRRELAQLNSFDLVVLMMLANTVQNATIGNDNSMVGGLIGVSALLLVNYLVVRLFYRYPRIDRLVEGSPTELIREGRVLSGALAHEAITEEELMEAIRKQGLGTVAEVDRAVLETGGAISIVAHKPTPIEERLRFVERTLDAIREELAQVHRLVQSGGRATS from the coding sequence ATGTGGCATAACCTGTTCGTCCCGGACCTCTCGGTCGCCGAGAAGATCGTGCGCCCGGTCCTCGTGTACGTGTTTCTGGTCATCGCCGTTCGCCTGGCGGGGCGGCGAGAACTGGCGCAGCTGAACTCGTTCGACCTTGTGGTGCTGATGATGCTGGCCAACACGGTGCAGAACGCGACCATCGGCAACGACAACTCGATGGTCGGTGGCCTGATCGGGGTGAGCGCCCTACTGCTGGTGAATTATCTTGTCGTCCGCCTGTTCTACCGGTATCCGCGGATCGACCGGCTCGTTGAAGGGAGCCCCACCGAGCTGATCCGTGAGGGACGCGTCCTCTCCGGCGCCCTTGCGCACGAGGCGATCACGGAAGAGGAGTTGATGGAGGCGATCCGCAAGCAGGGCCTGGGCACCGTCGCCGAAGTCGACCGGGCCGTCCTGGAAACGGGCGGGGCCATCAGCATCGTCGCCCACAAGCCCACGCCGATCGAGGAGCGGCTCCGCTTCGTCGAGCGAACGCTCGACGCGATCAGGGAAGAACTCGCACAGGTGCACCGCCTTGTCCAATCCGGCGGCCGAGCGACATCGTAA